A stretch of Ipomoea triloba cultivar NCNSP0323 chromosome 13, ASM357664v1 DNA encodes these proteins:
- the LOC116001480 gene encoding protein RKD1-like — MANTTNSSSQDNSSFWDEIHLSPLRDSAQSTDHTSVGDFENAPPELNEIVGTAVTDVVVADQSNTVVVEEDNTITAVDVANINANVFIGRKRTRRTFCDTTTLTFEKFSKYFYLTADQAAEELQIGRATFKKKCREVGIAYWPYRKLVSLDRLLANVQDGEMMLPGNPASPPPYLHIATPTTAANRPRTPQCHGVVLSTENQSRLF; from the exons ATGGCAAATACTACTAATTCCTCATCTCAGGATAATTCTTCCTTTTGGGATGAGATTCACCTATCACCGTTAAGGGATAGTGCACAGAGTACAGATCATACTTCTGTGGGAGATTTTGAGAATGCTCCACCAGAATTGAACGAGATAGTTG GTACTGCAGTTACAGATGTTGTGGTTGCAGACCAAAGCAATACTGTAGTGGTAGAGGAAGATAATACCATTACAGCGGTAGATGTAGCAAATATAAATGCCAATGTATTTATTGGGAGAAAGAGGACTAGGAGAACCTTTTGTGATACTACCACACtaacttttgaaaagttttcTAAATATTTCTATTTGACCGCTGATCAAGCTGCAGAAGAATTGCAGATCGGGCGAGCAACTTTCAAGAAAAAATGTAGGGAAGTAGGGATTGCCTACTGGCCTTATCGGAAACTTGTGAGTTTGGACAGGCTATTAGCAAATGTCCAG GATGGAGAAATGATGTTGCCGGGAAATCCAGCTTCGCCTCCGCCGTATCTCCACATTGCAACGCCAACAACCGCCGCCAACCGTCCTCGAACACCTCAATGCCATGGTGTTGTCCTCTCAACGGAGAACCAAAGCCGCTTGTTCTAG
- the LOC116001521 gene encoding cytosolic sulfotransferase 12-like: MAASSNDFSISNTTVANQFTEEDSYPQDLRESIISLPKQKGWLTPNIYNYKGVWLGSFHLHGALRSQQHFQAQDSDIMLCTLKKSGTTWLKALLFALITRKQFLVSQEIHPLLTTNPHTLIPGMEYEYASEETPDFAMSNGRRLLSTHLPQSLLPKSVWESKCKVVYLCRNQKDTIVSFWHFMNKLRGDVQGLGDIPFPEAFDRYCRGESLYGPFWDHLLGYWKESLENPRKVLFLKYEEIKDRPHVHLKRIAAFLDCPFSEEEECGVVDGILRLCSFERLSNLEVNKTGKTVFMQAGNNLFFRKGKVGDWRNYLTDEMASRLDQIVDEKFKGTGLKL, from the coding sequence ATGGCCGCATCATCTAATGATTTTAGTATCTCAAACACTACAGTCGCGAATCAATTTACAGAAGAAGATTCATACCCTCAAGACTTGAGAGAATCCATCATTTCCCTGCCCAAACAAAAAGGTTGGCTCACTCCTAATATCTACAACTACAAAGGTGTTTGGCTTGGTTCCTTTCATTTGCACGGTGCTCTTAGATCCCAACAACATTTCCAGGCTCAAGATTCTGATATTATGCTTTGTACCCTCAAAAAATCAGGCACAACCTGGCTCAAAGCCCTGTTATTTGCCCTGATCACTCGAAAACAGTTCCTTGTATCACAAGAAATCCACCCATTACTCACAACAAATCCTCATACACTAATTCCAGGCATGGAATATGAGTATGCATCAGAAGAAACCCCCGATTTCGCTATGAGTAATGGGCGGAGGCTATTGTCTACCCATTTACCACAAAGCTTGTTGCCTAAATCGGTGTGGGAATCGAAATGCAAGGTGGTTTATCTGTGCAGGAACCAAAAGGACACGATTGTGTCGTTTTGGCACTTCATGAATAAGTTGAGGGGTGACGTTCAAGGCCTGGGAGATATACCGTTCCCCGAGGCATTCGATAGGTATTGCAGGGGAGAAAGTCTGTATGGGCCTTTCTGGGATCATTTGTTGGGGTACTGGAAAGAGAGCTTGGAGAATCCTAGGAAGGTGTTGTTCTTGAAGTACGAGGAGATTAAGGATAGGCCTCATGTTCATTTGAAGCGGATAGCGGCGTTCTTGGATTGTCCATTTTCTGAGGAAGAAGAGTGTGGTGTAGTGGATGGAATCTTGAGGCTTTGTAGCTTTGAAAGGTTGAGCAATTTGGAGGTTAATAAGACTGGAAAGACCGTTTTTATGCAAGCTGGGAATAATTTGTTTTTCAGGAAAGGTAAGGTGGGAGATTGGAGGAACTATCTAACGGATGAAATGGCCAGCAGGCTTGATCaaattgttgatgaaaaatTCAAAGGGACAGGTCTCAAGTTGTGA